A DNA window from Alligator mississippiensis isolate rAllMis1 chromosome 11, rAllMis1, whole genome shotgun sequence contains the following coding sequences:
- the LOC102574474 gene encoding butyrophilin subfamily 1 member A1 isoform X2 — protein sequence MPSSLCQISRVSTSLPGFLTFFITFHICKVESALFTVVGPDQPITAIVGEEIVLPCRLSPSMSAANMEVRWFRPGSTNDVHLYRDGRDQFGGQMPEYERRTEFWKDGITDGNVSLRILNIGPSDEGLYICLVEDDITYKEAVIELKVAALGSNPIISVEDYQKGGIRVTCQSAEWYPEPQVLWRNGQGHHIASLSEIKSPKVNGLFETEISVVINRHSNQNLSCWIRNSLLDREKESAIHISALFFPSMNPWVVVLSMILVVLLSFTILNVYLFKIKGNLQRELGWKRAVICPGLGQTAPTLEKEDGHLMPKSLSNSSSKYRVKLIRDTKEHLCLLDIHGPAELQQYSNSLY from the exons ATGCCTTCCTCGTTGTGCCAAATCTCCAGAGTCTCCACATCGCTGCCTGGTTTTCTCACATTCTTCATTACTTTTCATATTTGCAAGGTGGAATCGG CCCTGTTTACAGTTGTTGGACCTGATCAGCCAATCACTGCTATTGTGGGGGAGGAGATCGTATTGCCATGCCGCCTGTCCCCCAGCATGAGCGCTGCGAACATGGAAGTGAGGTGGTTCCGACCTGGGTCTACAAATGATGTTCATCTGTACCGAGATGGGAGAGATCAGTTTGGAGGACAGATGCCTGAATACGAGAGAAGGACAGAGTTTTGGAAAGACGGCATCACAGATGGAAATGTTTCCTTGAGGATTCTCAATATTGGGCCTTCAGATGAAGGGCTATACATCTGCCTTGTTGAAGATGATATTACTTATAAAGAAGCTGTAATAGAACTGAAGGTAGCAG ctTTAGGCTCTAATCCTATCATCTCTGTGGAGGATTACCAGAAGGGAGGGATCCGCGTGACGTGTCAATCAGCTGAGTGGTACCCAGAGCCCCAGGTGCTGTGGAGAAATGGCCAGGGGCATCATATAGCATCACTTTCTGAAATCAAATCCCCAAAGGTGAATGGCCTGTTTGAAACAGAAATTTCTGTTGTCATAAACAGACATTCAAACCAGAACTTGTCCTGTTGGATCAGAAACAGCCTCCTCGACCGAGAGAAGGAATCAGCAATTCATATATCAG CTCTCTTTTTTCCCAGTATGAATCCCTGGGTGGTGGTGCTGAGCATGATCCTCGTGGTTTTGTTAAGTTTCACAATCCTGAATGTATATCTCTTCAAAATAAAAG gaAACCTCCAACGAGAACTTG GGTGGAAAAGAGCTGTGATCTGTCCAG GGCTGGGACAAACTGCACCAACTTTGGAAAAAG AGGACgggcacttgatgcccaaaagttTATCCAACAGCTCTTCCAAATATAGAGTCAAACTAATAAGAGATACCAAAGAACATCTTTGCCTCCTGGACATTCATGGACCGGCAGAGCTCCAACAATACTCCAACTCTCTTTATTAA
- the LOC102574474 gene encoding butyrophilin subfamily 1 member A1 isoform X4, whose protein sequence is MPSSLCQISRVSTSLPGFLTFFITFHICKVESALFTVVGPDQPITAIVGEEIVLPCRLSPSMSAANMEVRWFRPGSTNDVHLYRDGRDQFGGQMPEYERRTEFWKDGITDGNVSLRILNIGPSDEGLYICLVEDDITYKEAVIELKVAALGSNPIISVEDYQKGGIRVTCQSAEWYPEPQTFKPELVLLDQKQPPRPREGISNSYISSLFSQYESLGGGAEHDPRGFVKFHNPECISLQNKRKPPTRTWVEKSCDLSRAGTNCTNFGKRGRALDAQKFIQQLFQI, encoded by the exons ATGCCTTCCTCGTTGTGCCAAATCTCCAGAGTCTCCACATCGCTGCCTGGTTTTCTCACATTCTTCATTACTTTTCATATTTGCAAGGTGGAATCGG CCCTGTTTACAGTTGTTGGACCTGATCAGCCAATCACTGCTATTGTGGGGGAGGAGATCGTATTGCCATGCCGCCTGTCCCCCAGCATGAGCGCTGCGAACATGGAAGTGAGGTGGTTCCGACCTGGGTCTACAAATGATGTTCATCTGTACCGAGATGGGAGAGATCAGTTTGGAGGACAGATGCCTGAATACGAGAGAAGGACAGAGTTTTGGAAAGACGGCATCACAGATGGAAATGTTTCCTTGAGGATTCTCAATATTGGGCCTTCAGATGAAGGGCTATACATCTGCCTTGTTGAAGATGATATTACTTATAAAGAAGCTGTAATAGAACTGAAGGTAGCAG ctTTAGGCTCTAATCCTATCATCTCTGTGGAGGATTACCAGAAGGGAGGGATCCGCGTGACGTGTCAATCAGCTGAGTGGTACCCAGAGCCCCAG ACATTCAAACCAGAACTTGTCCTGTTGGATCAGAAACAGCCTCCTCGACCGAGAGAAGGAATCAGCAATTCATATATCAG CTCTCTTTTTTCCCAGTATGAATCCCTGGGTGGTGGTGCTGAGCATGATCCTCGTGGTTTTGTTAAGTTTCACAATCCTGAATGTATATCTCTTCAAAATAAAAG gaAACCTCCAACGAGAACTTG GGTGGAAAAGAGCTGTGATCTGTCCAG GGCTGGGACAAACTGCACCAACTTTGGAAAAAG AGGACgggcacttgatgcccaaaagttTATCCAACAGCTCTTCCAAATATAG
- the LOC102574474 gene encoding butyrophilin subfamily 1 member A1 isoform X3, translating into MPSSLCQISRVSTSLPGFLTFFITFHICKVESALFTVVGPDQPITAIVGEEIVLPCRLSPSMSAANMEVRWFRPGSTNDVHLYRDGRDQFGGQMPEYERRTEFWKDGITDGNVSLRILNIGPSDEGLYICLVEDDITYKEAVIELKVAALGSNPIISVEDYQKGGIRVTCQSAEWYPEPQTFKPELVLLDQKQPPRPREGISNSYISSLFSQYESLGGGAEHDPRGFVKFHNPECISLQNKRKPPTRTWVEKSCDLSRAGTNCTNFGKRGCDCGSRHGLSLPHPV; encoded by the exons ATGCCTTCCTCGTTGTGCCAAATCTCCAGAGTCTCCACATCGCTGCCTGGTTTTCTCACATTCTTCATTACTTTTCATATTTGCAAGGTGGAATCGG CCCTGTTTACAGTTGTTGGACCTGATCAGCCAATCACTGCTATTGTGGGGGAGGAGATCGTATTGCCATGCCGCCTGTCCCCCAGCATGAGCGCTGCGAACATGGAAGTGAGGTGGTTCCGACCTGGGTCTACAAATGATGTTCATCTGTACCGAGATGGGAGAGATCAGTTTGGAGGACAGATGCCTGAATACGAGAGAAGGACAGAGTTTTGGAAAGACGGCATCACAGATGGAAATGTTTCCTTGAGGATTCTCAATATTGGGCCTTCAGATGAAGGGCTATACATCTGCCTTGTTGAAGATGATATTACTTATAAAGAAGCTGTAATAGAACTGAAGGTAGCAG ctTTAGGCTCTAATCCTATCATCTCTGTGGAGGATTACCAGAAGGGAGGGATCCGCGTGACGTGTCAATCAGCTGAGTGGTACCCAGAGCCCCAG ACATTCAAACCAGAACTTGTCCTGTTGGATCAGAAACAGCCTCCTCGACCGAGAGAAGGAATCAGCAATTCATATATCAG CTCTCTTTTTTCCCAGTATGAATCCCTGGGTGGTGGTGCTGAGCATGATCCTCGTGGTTTTGTTAAGTTTCACAATCCTGAATGTATATCTCTTCAAAATAAAAG gaAACCTCCAACGAGAACTTG GGTGGAAAAGAGCTGTGATCTGTCCAG GGCTGGGACAAACTGCACCAACTTTGGAAAAAG AGGATGTGATTGTGGATCCAGACACGGCTTATCACTACCTCATCCTGTCTGA
- the LOC102574474 gene encoding butyrophilin subfamily 1 member A1 isoform X1, whose translation MPSSLCQISRVSTSLPGFLTFFITFHICKVESALFTVVGPDQPITAIVGEEIVLPCRLSPSMSAANMEVRWFRPGSTNDVHLYRDGRDQFGGQMPEYERRTEFWKDGITDGNVSLRILNIGPSDEGLYICLVEDDITYKEAVIELKVAALGSNPIISVEDYQKGGIRVTCQSAEWYPEPQVLWRNGQGHHIASLSEIKSPKVNGLFETEISVVINRHSNQNLSCWIRNSLLDREKESAIHISALFFPSMNPWVVVLSMILVVLLSFTILNVYLFKIKGNLQRELGWKRAVICPGLGQTAPTLEKEDVIVDPDTAYHYLILSEDGKNVRWTDTPLDLPDNPERFDTERCVLGREGFTSGRHWWEVEVGEGMYWAVGVARESVRRKGQISFSPEEGVCAVLRYWGEYEALTAHRRTPLPLHQVPSRVGVYLDCTLGQVSFLDADTGAPIFTCPPASFVGDRIRPCFWVQFGEINLRHHP comes from the exons ATGCCTTCCTCGTTGTGCCAAATCTCCAGAGTCTCCACATCGCTGCCTGGTTTTCTCACATTCTTCATTACTTTTCATATTTGCAAGGTGGAATCGG CCCTGTTTACAGTTGTTGGACCTGATCAGCCAATCACTGCTATTGTGGGGGAGGAGATCGTATTGCCATGCCGCCTGTCCCCCAGCATGAGCGCTGCGAACATGGAAGTGAGGTGGTTCCGACCTGGGTCTACAAATGATGTTCATCTGTACCGAGATGGGAGAGATCAGTTTGGAGGACAGATGCCTGAATACGAGAGAAGGACAGAGTTTTGGAAAGACGGCATCACAGATGGAAATGTTTCCTTGAGGATTCTCAATATTGGGCCTTCAGATGAAGGGCTATACATCTGCCTTGTTGAAGATGATATTACTTATAAAGAAGCTGTAATAGAACTGAAGGTAGCAG ctTTAGGCTCTAATCCTATCATCTCTGTGGAGGATTACCAGAAGGGAGGGATCCGCGTGACGTGTCAATCAGCTGAGTGGTACCCAGAGCCCCAGGTGCTGTGGAGAAATGGCCAGGGGCATCATATAGCATCACTTTCTGAAATCAAATCCCCAAAGGTGAATGGCCTGTTTGAAACAGAAATTTCTGTTGTCATAAACAGACATTCAAACCAGAACTTGTCCTGTTGGATCAGAAACAGCCTCCTCGACCGAGAGAAGGAATCAGCAATTCATATATCAG CTCTCTTTTTTCCCAGTATGAATCCCTGGGTGGTGGTGCTGAGCATGATCCTCGTGGTTTTGTTAAGTTTCACAATCCTGAATGTATATCTCTTCAAAATAAAAG gaAACCTCCAACGAGAACTTG GGTGGAAAAGAGCTGTGATCTGTCCAG GGCTGGGACAAACTGCACCAACTTTGGAAAAAG AGGATGTGATTGTGGATCCAGACACGGCTTATCACTACCTCATCCTGTCTGAGGATGGGAAAAATGTGAGATGGACAGACACACCGCTGGATCTGCCCGACAATCCTGAGAGATTTGACACTGAGCGCTGTGTGCTGGGCCGTGAGGGATTCACCTCCGGGAGACActggtgggaggtggaggtgggggaggggatgtatTGGGCCGTGGGGGTGGCCAGAGAGTCTGTGAGGAGGAAGGGACAGATCAGCTTTAGCCCTGAGGAGGGGGTCTGTGCTGTGCTGCGCTATTGGGGTGAGTACGAGGCTCTCACTGCCCATCGtcgcacccccctgcccctgcaccaggtgcccagcagggtgggggtgtatCTGGACTGCACATTGGGGCAGGTGTCGTTTCTTGATGCTGACACCGGGGCCCCAATCTTCACCTGTCCACCGGCCTCCTTTGTGGGGGACAGGATCCGGCCCTGTTTCTGGGTGCAGTTTGGTGAAATCAATCTGAGACATCATCCATGA